In Geopsychrobacter electrodiphilus DSM 16401, a single window of DNA contains:
- a CDS encoding helix-turn-helix domain-containing protein, with protein MPRQPRLDMPGLVHHVMARGIEGQDLFRDDDDRDGFLKRLTDGVSMPGGPQLYAWALMSNHFHLLLRGGEGRLSPMMRRLMTGHAVTYNLRHKRQGHLFQNRFKSIVVDEEAYFLELVRYIHLNPVRAGIVRSLDELATYQYTGHAVILGKRDYDVQDIAAVLSRFSDRQRTAVVGYRRFVADGFSQGRREELRGGGLIRSAGGSAAIMARSLEERELSDARILGDGDFVASVLRDSEHGGDSKKLAVDEILQDVAEKSGISREQILGASRSRSVSHARKLFFVAAHEKAGATLSMLGRLTGRSHVAVKLAIEQAKSEQAGKVRG; from the coding sequence TTGCCGAGGCAGCCGAGACTGGATATGCCGGGATTGGTTCATCACGTCATGGCGCGAGGGATCGAAGGGCAGGATCTTTTTCGTGACGATGATGACCGGGACGGTTTTTTGAAGCGCTTGACGGATGGCGTCAGTATGCCAGGAGGCCCACAGCTCTATGCATGGGCTTTGATGTCGAATCATTTCCATCTGTTGTTGCGCGGCGGCGAGGGACGTTTATCGCCGATGATGCGCCGCTTGATGACCGGGCATGCCGTGACGTACAACTTGCGGCACAAACGACAGGGGCATTTGTTTCAGAACCGGTTCAAGAGCATTGTGGTTGATGAGGAGGCCTATTTTCTGGAGCTGGTCCGTTACATCCATCTCAACCCTGTCCGTGCCGGTATCGTCAGGAGTCTCGACGAGTTGGCCACGTATCAATATACCGGGCACGCCGTGATTCTGGGAAAACGAGATTACGACGTGCAGGACATCGCGGCGGTATTGTCGCGATTTTCAGACCGGCAAAGAACTGCGGTGGTCGGTTACCGTCGATTCGTGGCGGATGGTTTCAGTCAGGGGCGCCGCGAGGAATTGCGCGGGGGAGGATTAATCCGAAGCGCCGGCGGGTCGGCAGCGATCATGGCAAGAAGTCTTGAGGAGCGTGAGCTGTCGGACGCAAGGATTCTTGGCGACGGCGATTTCGTCGCATCGGTACTGCGTGACAGCGAACACGGCGGTGACAGCAAGAAGCTCGCTGTCGATGAGATATTGCAAGACGTGGCAGAAAAGAGCGGAATCAGTCGAGAACAAATCCTCGGCGCCAGCCGAAGTCGGAGTGTGAGTCATGCGCGCAAATTATTCTTTGTTGCCGCGCACGAAAAAGCTGGCGCGACACTTTCGATGTTGGGTCGGCTGACGGGCAGGAGCCACGTCGCGGTGAAATTGGCGATTGAACAGGCGAAGTCAGAGCAGGCTGGAAAGGTTAGGGGATGA